The DNA window GCCGCGCCTCGGCTCGGCCACGCCGACCACGGGCCTTCTGTGGGAATTACAGGCCATCACGGCCGTGGTCATCGGCGGCACCGCCCTGAAGGGCGGCATCGGCCGCATCTGGGGCACGGTGGTGGGAGCCGTGATCCTCGAGCTCGTCGCCAACATCATGGTGCTGTCGAATTTCGTCTCCGAGTTCCTCGTGGGCGCGGTTCAGGGTGCCATCATCATTATCGCCATGCTCGTGCAGAGGTCAGTCCACCGAGGGCGATGAAACCGGTGCCAAGCCCACCGGACGAGGGAGAAAAGGCTTAATCAACCCTTCAGGGAGGAATGAGATGAAAGCAACGGTACTGAAGATCGCGGTCGCGGCGGGCCTCATGGCCGGCGTCGCCACCGGGGCGATGGCCCAGCAGAAGAACGTGACGATCGGCGTCTCGATCCCGGCCGCCACCCATGGCTGGACCGGCGGCGTCGTCTACCACGCGCAGGAGACGGCCAAGCAGCTCGAGAAGGGCTATCCGGGCCTCAAGGTGATCGTGAAGACCTCGCCGGACGGCGCCGCGCAGGCGAACGCCCTCGACGACCTGACCTCGCAGAAGGTCGATGCCCTGGTGGTCCTGCCCTTCAACTCGGACGAGCTGACGAACCCCGTCCGCGAGATCAAGAAGCGCGGTACCCTCATCACCGTGGTCGACCGCGGCCTCAAGGACCCGTCGATCCAGGACATCTACGTGGCCGGCAACAACCCGGAATTCGGCCGCGTCGCCGGCAAGTACTTCGTGGACAACCTGAAGCAGGGCAACGTCGTGGTGTTCCGCGGCATCCCGACCGTGATCGACGAGGAGCGCGTGACGAACTTCGAGAAGGCTCTCGAAGGCTCGGGCGTGAAGGTGATCGACAAGCAATATGCCAACTGGAACCGGGACGATGCCTTCAAGGTGATGCAGGACTTCCTGTCCAAGCACCCGAAGATCGACGCGGTCTGGGCGTCTGACGACGACATGGCTCTCGGCATCATGGAGGCGATCCGGCAGGCCAAGCGCGAGGACATCAAGTTCGTCCTCGGAGGCGCCGGCATGAAGGACATGATCAAGAAGGTGATGGACGGCGACAAGATGATCCCGGCCGACGTGTCCTATCCGCCGTCCATGATCTCTACCGCCATGGGCGTCACCGCGGCGCATTTCTACACCAACGCTCCCATGCGCGGCACCTACGTGCTCAACGCCCAGCTGATCACGAAGGACAACGCCAAGGAGCACTACTTCCCGAACTCGCCGTTCTAACAAAGCGACGTGGCTCTCGCCTCTCCTGCCCGGGAGAGGCGAGGCAACGGCAAGCCGCTCGACCGCCGCGCGGCTTTCCCTTGCCGATCCTTGCCGGTTTTCCGCCTTCACTCACGCCATATCGGGAGTTCACCCATGAAGACCATGAAGGGCCCCGGCCTCTTCCTTGCGCAGTTCGCAGGCGACGAGGCTCCATTCAACTCGCTCGACGCGATCTGCGGCTGGGCCGCGTCCCTCGGCTACAAGGGCGTTCAGATCCCCACCTTCGACCCGCGCCTGATCGACCTCCAGAAAGCGGCGGAATCGGACGCCTATTGCGACGAGATCGCCGGCATCGTGCGCTCCCACGGCATGGAGATCACCGAGCTCTCCACGCACCTGCAGGGTCAGCTCGTCGCGGTTCATCCGGCCTACGACGAGGCCTTCGACGGATTCGCGGCGCCCGAGGTGCGCGGCAATCCCAAGGCCCGGCAGGAATGGGCGGTCAACCAGATGCTGATGGCGGCGAAAGCCTCCAAGCGCCTGGGCCTCAACGCCAGCGTCACCTTCCCGGGCGCGCTCGCCTGGCCGTTCATGTATCCCTGGCCGCAGCGGCCCGCCGGTCTCGTCGAGACCGCGTTCGAGGAGCTGGGACGCCGCTGGAAGCCGATCCTCGATGCCTACGAGGACGCCGGCTGCGACGTCTGCTACGAGATCCACCCGGGCGAGGACATTCACGACGGCGCCACCTTCGAACGCTTCGTCGATGCGGTCGGCGGACACCGGCGCGCCTGCATCAACTACGATCCGAGCCATTTCCTGCTGCAGCAGCTCGACTATGTGGCCTTCATCGACCTCTATCACGAGCGCATCAAGGCGTTCCACGCCAAGGACGCGGAGTTCAACCCGTCGGGCCGCGTCGGCGTCTATGGCGGCTACGAGAGCTGGATCAACCGGGCCGGCCGGTTCCGCTCGCTGGGCGACGGACAGGTGGATTTCGGCGCCATCTTCTCCAAGCTCGCGGAGTACGACTACGATTCCTGGGCCGTGCTGGAATGGGAATGCGCCCTGAAGCACCCGGAGGACGGTGCGCGCGAAGGCGCGGAGTTCATCAAGGCGCACATCATCCGCGTGACGGAAAAGGCCTTCGACGACTTCGCCGCCGGCGGAACGGACGAGGCGGCCAATCGCCGGATGCTCGGTATCGACGCCGCGTAAGGGATAAGGGGGCAGAAACATGACGATTGCTGGATCTCCGGAGCAGAAGCTCAACCGCCGCCTGCGCCTGGGCATGGTCGGCGGCGGGCGCGGCGCGTTCATCGGCGCCGTGCATCGAATCGCGGCCCGCCTCGACGATCGCTGGGAGCTGGTGGCAGGGGCGCTGTCGTCCGATCCCGAGCGGGCCAAGGCCTCGGGCGAGGACCTGCTCCTGAAGCCCGACCGGGTCTACGGCGACTTCAACGAGATGGCCCGTCGCGAGCGGCGGCTGAAGGACGGCATCGACGCGGTGGCGATCGTCACGCCCAACCACGCCCACGCGGCGGCCGCGCGCGCCTTCCTGAAGGCGGGCATCCACGTGATCTGCGACAAGCCGCTCACCACCACGCGGCGCGAGGCCGATCAACTGGCGAAGCTCGCGAAGGAGTCAGGTCTGATCTTCGCGGTCACGCACAACTACACGGGCTATCCGCTCGTGCGCCAGGCCCGCGCCATGGTGCAGGCGGGCGAGCTCGGAGCCATCCGGGTGGTGCAGGTGGAATATGCGCAGGACTGGCTCGCCACCCGGATGGAGGAGACCGGCAGCAAGCAGGCGGAGTGGCGCACGGATCCGGCCCGCTCGGGGCCGGCCGGCGCGGTCGGCGACATCGGCACCCATGCCTTCAACCTGGCCGAGTTCATCGCCGGCGACGAGGTCGCGTCCCTGTCGGCGGAGCTGCACACCTTCGTGGAAGGTCGCAGGCTCGACGACAACGCCCACATGATGCTGCGCTTCGCGTCCGGCGCCAAGGGCATGCTCTGGTGCAGCCAGGTGGCGGCCGGCCTCGAGAACGGCCTGCGCATCCGCATCTACGGCGAGAAGGCCGGGCTCGAATGGCATCAGGAGAACCCGAACTATCTCACCTTCTCGCCCCTGGGCGAGCCGCCGCGCACCATTCGCCGCAACGGCTATGGGGCCGACGAGGTCTCCCGTGCGGCCTCGCGCATTCCCGGTGGGCACCCGGAAGGGTATCTCGAGGGCTTCGCCCAGCTCTACACGGATGTGGCCGAGCAGATCGCGGCGCGGCTCGAGAGCCGCGAGCCCAGCCCCTTCTCGCTTCAGGTACCCACGGTCGAGCACGGCGTGCGCGGGGTCCGCTTCATCGAGGCGGCGGTGCGCTCCTCGCAGCGCAAGGCGGCCTGGGTCGATCTCTGATCTGGTCCGCACGGGGCCGGGGCGTCCGGTCCCGTGCGGCTCCCTTGAAATCGTCCCCGCAATCATGACCTATAGGGTGATCACGCCCAGACGCGGACGAGACGATTTTCAAGATGGCTTCCACGCATCAACATCATGGCCTCGAGGACCTGAACGACACCCAGAAGCGGGTGCATCGGATCCTGTGCTCCGCGCAGAACCCGCTCTCGGCCTATGAGGTGCTCGACAAGATGCGGGCCAAGGGCGCCGTGACGCCCCCGACCGTCTACCGGTCTTTGGACAAGCTGATCGAGAAGGGGCTGGCCCATCGGCTGGAGAGCCTCAACGCTTATGTGGCCTGCAAGCATCCGCACCAGGAGCACGACATGGCGGCCTTCGCCATCTGCGAGGGCTGTGGCCTGGTCAGGGAATTCACCGACCCGCACATCAGCGAGCGCCTCTCCCATTGGGGTGACGATCACGCCTTCTGCACCAAGAAGGTCACGGTCGAAATTCGCGGCCTGTGCGAGACCTGCGCGAAGTGATCCTACCCTCGGGAACATAGGCCCTATTTATACGTTATTATATATCTTTTGACAGATCTCCACCCCCTGTCTGTGTACAAACGCCAGATTCCTCTGCGGAATATGCACAGCTGCAAGTGCCGCCGGTAACGATAGCACATTGTCAGATTCGCATTTTACCTATATGAATATATAGGTTCCGTAATAACAGGAGTGTGGCTCATGAGCACCAAGGCCCTCAGGAAAGAAGAAGAGGAAAACCTCCTTCGTCGTGCAGACGATCTGTGCCGCCAGAACAATCTCAGGCTCACGCCGATCCGCGAGCGCGTCTATCGCGAGCTGGTCCAGAGCGGCGGTCCGGTCGGCGCCTACGACCTGGTCGATCGTCTCAGCAGCGAGAAGAAGCGCCTCGCCCCGGTCACGATCTATCGCGCCCTCGACTTCCTGCGCGATGCCGGCCTCGTCCACCGTCTGGCCACCCAGAACTCCTACGTCATCTCCCACGGCCAGCCGGACGTGAACGCCATGAAGATCATGTTCGTCGATTCCAAGACGGGCGAGACCATCGAGGTTCATTCGACCGAGGTTGCGGAGGCCGTGAGGAAGGCCGCCGAGCAGGCCGGCTTCAAGTCCGTTTCACCGTTCATGGAAGTCGAGGGCGAGATTGCCCACTGAGCTCGGACGACGAAAGGCAGAACCGCCCCTGCCTTCCGCCGCCTGAAACGCAAAAGGCCGGGCGTTGCCCGGCCTTTTCTTCGTTCTGGAGCTTGAGATGAATCCCGAACGCGGCTCCCGCGTTCGGGATCGTCCCCTTATTCCGCCGCCAGAGCCTGGCGATGGGGATGCGCCTCCTCGGCCCGAGCGACCCGCACCGTCTCCTTCGAGATGAAGGTGTAGAACATCGGGACCACGAAGAGAGTGAAGATCGTGCCGATCGACATGCCCGACGCGATTACGAGACCCATGGAGAAGCGGGCCGCCGCGCCTGCGCCGCTGGCATAGAGGAGCGGGGCGACGCCGAGCACCATGGCGGCCGTGGTCATGAGGATCGGGCGAAGACGCACGCGCGCCGCCTCCTCGATGGCCTCACGCTTGCTGACGCCGTGCTTCTCCTTCTGCTCGTTGGCGAACTCCACCATCAGGATGCCGTGCTTGGTGATCAGTCCCACCAGGGTGATCAGCCCGACCTGCGTGTAGATGTTCAGTGTCGCCAAACCCAGGTTCAGGAAGATCATGGCGCCGAACATCGAGAGCGGCACCGACATCATGATGATGAACGGATCGCGAAAGCTCTCGAACTGCGCTGCCAGCACCAGATAGATCACGATGACCGCAAGGCCAAAGGCCATGAAGATCGAGCTGCCCTCCTGGATCTCCAGGCGCGACTGGCCGGCATAATCCTCGTAGAAGCCCTGAGGCATGACCTCCTTGCCGATGGAGCGCAGCGTCGCCAGCCCTTCCGACGTGGTCACGCCAGGCAGAGGCAGCGCCGAGACGGTCGCCGAGTTAAGCTGGTTGAACTGCTCGATGGCGGCTGGCGCGGCGTCTGTCTTGATGCTGACCAGGGCGGAGAGCGGCACCATGGATCCATCGGAGGCCCGGACGTAGTACTCGGCCAAGCGTTCCGGGTTCAGGCGGTCCTCCTGCCGGACCTGGCTGACGACATCGTAGCTCCGGCTGTCGCGGTCGAACTTGGAGATCGGCGCGCCGCCCACGAGGGCCCCGAGCGTGTTGCCGATCTCGGAAACCGGCACGCCGAGCGCGGCGGCGCGATCACGATCCACGGTGATGCGGGCACGCGGGGTCTCATAGGAGAGCGAGTTCTGGACGACGATGAACTTGCCTGACTTCATCGCACGCTGGCGGATCTGCTCGGCCACCTCGAAGGCCTGCGACGAGTCGCCGATGGTGCGCAGCACATACTGGATCGGCAGGCCGTCGCCGCCGCCCGGCAGGGACGGAGGCGCGAAGGCGAAGGCCTGCACGCCCGCGTTCTCGTTCAGGAGGTTCTGGATGTCCTGCTTGGTCACCGCACCCTTCTTCTCGCGCTCGCTCCACTCCTTCAGCTTGAAGCCGAAGAAGCCGCCGCCGGCACCGTCGATGCCGACGATGAGGAAGCTGTCATCGATCTCGGGGATCTTCTCGCCTGCGTTCGTGAACTGCTTCGAGAAGGCCTGAGTGTAATCGGCCGTCGCGTATTTCGGCACGTTGACGATGCCGAGATAGGCGCCTTGATCCTCTTCCGGCGCAAGCTCGGAGGAGGTCTTGGTGAACAGGAACACCGTGGTGCCGAGCAGGACGGCCACGATGACCAGCGTCACGCCGCGATAATCCAGAGACCCCCTCAGGCGCCTTCCATACCAGTTCTCGAGCCGCGTGAAGGTGCGGTCCACGAAGGCGGCGAACCGGCCCTGCCCGCCATGCGGCTTCAGGAGCTTCGAGGACATCATCGGCGAGAGCGTCACCGCGACGATGCCCGAGATGACCACCGATCCCGCCAGCGTGAAGGCGAACTCCCGGAACAGCGAACCCGTCAAGCCTTGCGTGAAGCCGATCGGCGCATACACGGCCGCCAGGGTGATCGTCATTGACACGATCGGAATGAAGATCTCCTTCATTCCCACGATGGCGGCCTCGACGGGTTTTAAGCCCTCCTCGATGTGCCGGTGGATGTTCTCCAGCACCACGATGGCGTCGTCGACCACGAGACCGATGGCCAGCACCATGGCCAGCAGGGTCAGGAGGTTGATCGAATAGCCCAACGCATAGAGGAAGAAGCACACCCCGATGAGCGAGAGCGGGATCGTCACGATCGGGATCAGCACCGACCGGAAGGATCCCAGGAAGAGCAGGATCACCACCACGACGATGAGCGCCGCTTCGCCGATGGTCTTGAACACCTCCTCGATCGAAGCCGAGATGAAGTTCGACGCATCGTAGACGATCTCGACGGTCATGCCCTTCGGCAGGGTCGGGCGGATCGAGTCGATGGCCGTCGTGACGGCGGCCGCGACGGTCAGCGGATTGGCCGACGGGGTCGGGGTGATGCCGATGAAGGTGCCCTGGCTGCCGTTGAAGCTGACGATCGTGTCGGTGCTCTCGGGCCCGAGTTCCACGTCCGCCACGTCGCGCAGGCGCACGACCTGATCCCCCTGGGAGCGGATCGGCAGCATGCTGAAGGTCTCGGGCGTCTGCAGGGTGGTCTGCATGTCGAGACGGTAGGCCACGTACTCGCTCTGGGTCTTGCCGGGCGCCGCGAGGAAGTTGTTGGCGTTGATCGCCTGAACGACGTCGCCGGCCGTCACGCCGCGGGCGGCCAGACGGACGGGATCGAGCCAGACTCGCATGGAGAAGTCGCGCCCGCCGAGGATCTCGGCGTTGCCGACGCCCTCGAGCGTCGCGAAGCGCGGCTGCACCACCCGGGTCAGGAACTCGGAGACCTGCTCCGGATTCATCTCCGTGCTGCCGAAGGTGATGTACATGAGGGCGAAGCTCTGGCCCGTGCCCTTCATGATCACCGGATCCTCGGCCTCCGAGGGAAGCTGAGCGCGGACCTGCTGCACCTTTGCGGTGACCTCGGTGAGCGCCGCGTTAGGATCCGTGTTCAGACGCATGCGCACGGACACGGTGCTGATGCCGAGACGGCTCTGCGTCGTCACGTAGTCCACGCCTTCCGCGCTCGACACGGACTTGGCAATAGGCGTGCTGATGAAGCCCTGGATCAGGTCGGCGCTAGCGCCCGTATAGGTCGTCGTGATCGTGATCGTGGTTTCCTCGACCTCAGGATACTGACGCACCTGCAGGCTCATCAGACCCTGCGCGCCGAGCAGCAGGATCAGGAGGCTCACCACCATCGACAGGACGGGGCGGCGGATGAAAAGTTCAGTGAAACTCATGGCTGATGCCTATTGCCCGCTCGCAAGCTTGGATGTGTCGAGCTTCGTCACGTCAATGGAGTTGTCGATCTTGACGGTCGCGCCGGACTGCAGCTTGTTCTGCCCCGAGGCGACCACCTGCTGGCCCGGATTCACGCCGGAGACGATCTCGAGAGCGCCGCCGCGGCGACGGCCGGTCTTCACGAAGACCTGCTTGGCGGTGAGGACCGGCTTGCCGTCCTTCTGCTCCTCGTCGATCGTGTAGACGTAGTCGCCGTAGAGGCTGGCGATGACGGCAGTCTGCGGCACGGTCATGACATTCGGCTGCTCGGGCAGGATCACCTCGACGTGGAGGAACTGACCCGGCAGGATGGCGCCGTCCTTGTTGTTCTCGACGAGCGCCTGGACCGAGACGAGCCGGGTCTTGGGATCGACGCGGGGATCCTTGCCGATGACGCGGCCCTTGAACGGAAGATTACCCTCGGTCGTTCCGAGATGGATCTCCTGGCCGAGCTTGACCTCGCTGGCGCGCTGCTCCGGAACCGTGAAATCGACCTTCATCGACGACAGATCCTGGAAGCTCGCGATGACGGTCCCGGGCTGCAGGTACTGGCCGACATCGATCCGCGGAATGCCGATCACGCCCGAGAAGGGCGCCTTCAGGGCCTTCTGCTCGATCGTCGCCTGCAGGCGTGCGAGGCGGGAGCGGGCCGCCGCGAGCAGGGCGCTGGCCTGATCGAGATTGGCCTCCGTGCCGTAGCCGCGGGCCGACAGGGCCTTGGCGCGCTCGAAGCTGCTCTCGGCCGTCTTGACGTTGGCTTGAACGTCCTGAATGTCGGAGCGTTCGACCGTATCGTCGAGCTGGACGAGAACCTCGCCCTGGCGGACCTCCTGGTTCGCCTTGAACTTGATCTGGCTGACGATGCCGGCTGTCTCGAAAGCGAGCTCGACGCCGTTCGCCGCCTTGGCCGTGCCGATGGCGCCGATGCTGGGGGTCCAGGTCTTCGCCTCGACCTTGGCGGCCGAGATCGTCTGCGGCGGCGGCTGCATGGTGGCGAAGAACTGGGTGATCATCTTGTCGCGGAAGAAGTTGAACCAGACCAGTCCGGCGCAAAGTCCGATTGCAAGAATGAAGACAAGAGCAACTACAATGCGCCGTTTCATAGGCTTTTTCCGAGAGTTAGGGCTCAATCCTCAAGCCCTGTACGACTATGGTGGGTGCGGCAATAGCGTAACTTTACCTTGACGCCAAGGCCGTGAGAGTGAATTTCTATACCGTCTGGACGGTTTAGTTGCAAGTGCGGCGACGCACGAGACAAGAGATGTAGATGCTGTTTTCCTGTACCAGAGGCCGCAAGAGTTCCCGGGAAAAAATTCTGGACGCGGCTGCAGAACTCGTCGGCGAGATCGGCGCCGGACGGCTGACGCTCGACGCCGTGGCCGAGCGCGCCGGGCTCAGCAAGGGCGGGCTTCTGTATAATTTTCCGACCAAGGATGCGCTTCTCCAGGCCATGATCCAGCGCATGATCGACCAGGTCGCGTTCGAAAAAGACGCTTTGCGCAAGCAGGCCGGTCCGGGACCCAACCGCGAGGCACGGGTCGTGACGAAGACCCTGCTGAACTTCTGCTGCGGCGGAAAGATGCAGGACATGGCCACCGGCATGATGGCGGCGACCGCCGAGAATCCGAGCCTTCTCGACCCCGTCCGTCAGGTGATCAGCACCACCCTGGAGCAGCTGAAGGCGAATTCGGACGATCTGGACTCCGCCCTCCTGGGCTGGCTTGCCACCGAAGGGCTGAGCAGCCTCGAGATGCACAAGCTCAGCCCGTTCTCGGAAGAGGACCGCGAGCGGATCGTGAAGGCGATCGACCGGCTCGTCAGCAAAGGCATCGCCGAATAACCCAGGCGGGCCTCAGGCCATCCAGGACGGATCGTTCAGGATGTCGTCCGTGTGCTCCCCGAGACGCGGCGAAGGCCGGCCGGCCACCATCGGCTGCCCATCCATGACGATGGGTGAGCGGACGGACGGGATGGCCCCGCCCTTGGCCGCCGCGGACGGCAGGTCGATCCTCATGCCCCGGGCGACGACCTGCGGATCGTCGAAGACGTCGGCCACCGTGTTGATGGGACCGGCCGGGACCCCCTGCCCCTCCAGGGCCGACAGCAGATCCTCGCGGGTGAAGGCCAGGGTCAGCTCCGTGAGCAGGGGCACGAGCGCGGCCCGGTGGCCGACGCGGCCCGCATTGGTCCGGAAGCGCTCGTCCCGCGCCAGGTCGGGCTTTCCGAGCACGGACACGAAGCGGGCGAACTGCCCGTCATTGCCCACCGCTACGATCACATGGCCGTCAGCGACAGGAAACACCTGGTAGGGCACGATATTGGGATGGGCGTTGCCCATGCGGCGCGGGGACTTCCCCGACGCCAGATAGTTCATGGCCTGATTGGCGAGCACGCTCGTCTGCACGTCGAGGAGGGCCATGTCGAGATGCCCCCCCTGCCCGGTCTGGTCCCGCCGGCGAAGCGCCGCCAGGATGCCCACGACCGAATAAACGCCCGTGAAGATGTCCACATAGGCGACGCCGATCTTATGCGGCTCCCCTTGAGGGTCTCCCGTCAGGTCCATGATGCCGCCGAGGCCCTGGATCATGAAATCGTAGCCGGCCCGGGCGGCATAGGGGCCGTTCTGCCCGAATCCCGTGATCGAGCAATAGACGAGACGCTGATTGACGCTTCTCAGGCTCTCGTAGTCGAGGCCGTACTTCTTCAGCCCGCCGACCTTGAAGTTCTCGATCACCACGTCCGCATGAGCTGCCAGCCTGCGGACCAGCTCCTGCCCCTCGGGCGTCTCGAAATCGACCGCCATGGAGCGCTTGCCGCGGTTGCAGGAATGGAAGTAGGCCGCCGAGAGATCGCCCCCGTCTGCCCCTTCGACGAAGGGCGGGCCCCATCCGCGGGTATCGTCGCCGGCACCCGGACGCTCCACCTTGACCACGTCCGCGCCGAGATCGGCCAGAAGCTGGCCGACCCAGGGGCCCGCGAGAATGCGTGCGAGTTCGAGGACTTTGAGGCCTTCGAGCGGTTTCATGACAGTCAGTCCATCACGGCGTCGAGGCCGCGCTTCAAGCCGATGAAGGACAGAACGCGACGGGCCGCCAGCAGGGTGCCGGCCACATAGGGAGCCGCCGAGGCGCCCGCATCGTGGCGGATCACCAGCCGCTCGTTGTCCGCCCCGAACACGGCCTCGCAGGAGAGCACGAAGGACGGCATGCGCAGCGAATGGACCTGGACCGGCTCCTTCCCGCCCAGGGAGCCCCCGCGGGTTTCCTTAACCCCGGTCAGGTCCTCGATCGGCTTCGACGTGGCCGGCAGGCGCACCTCGCTCAGGAGCTCCGCCAGCTCCCGGGCGGTCCCCGAGGGCGTATCGGGCTTCTTGGCGGAGGCGTAGTCGATGACTTCCACGTCCGGGACGTAGCGGGCCGCTTCCAGGGCGAAGCGGCGGAGCAGGGTCGCGGTGATCGAGAAGTTGCCGGCCGCGAGCACCCCGCGCTCGGCCTCGAGCGCCCGACGGTCGATCTCGGCGTAATCCTCGGCGGAAAGCCCGGACGTGCCGACGACCACATGCCGCCCCTGGGCAAGCGCCGTCAGGGCATGGGCCTTGACCGCGCCGGGCTTGGTGTAGTCGATCACCACGTCGGACGGGGCCTCCAGGGCCTCCTCCAGCGTGGCGCTGACCGGCACCCCGAGGCGGGCAAGCCCGACAGCTTCGCCAGCATCCTGGCCTGCCGCGCTGCGGCTGACCGCTCCCGCAAGCACGAGATCGTCGGAGGCGGCGATGGCCGCCACGAGGGCCTTGCCGACCCAGCCGGTCGATCCCGCCAAGGTGATCCGAACTGACATGCGCTACCAGCCCTCTCTCAGAAGAACGCCTGCAGGCCCGTCTGCGCGCGGCCCAGAATCAGGGCGTGCACGTCATGCGTGCCCTCGTAGGTGTTCACGGTCTCCAGGTTCTGCGCATGGCGCATGACATGATATTCCTCCTGGATACCATTTCCGCCGTGCATGTCGCGGGCCTGACGGGCGATCTCCAGAGCCTTGCCGCAATTGTTGCGCTTGACCAGCGAGATCATCTCCGGCGCGACGCGGCCCTCGTCGAAGAGGCGACCGACACGAAGCGAGGCGTGCAGGCCGAGCGTGATCTCGGTCATCATATCAGCCAGCTTCTTCTGCACGAGTTGCGTTGCGGCGAGCGGCCGGTCGAACTGCTTGCGGTCGAGGGTATATTGGCGCGCCCGGTGCCAGCAATCCTCCGCAGCGCCTAGGGAACCCCAGGAAATGCCGTATCGGGCCCTGTTGAGGCAGCCGAACGGGCCTTTCAGACCCGACACATTGGGCAGCAGCGCATCCTCGCCCACCTCGACGCCGTCCATGACGATCTCGCCGGTGATGGAGGCACGCAGGGAGAGCTTGCCGCCGATCTTCGGCGCGGAGAGGCCCTTCATGCCCTTCTCCAGAACGAAGCCGCGGATCTGGTTGTCGTGAGCCTCCGACTTAGCCCAGACCACGAAGACATCCGCGATCGGAGAGTTGGAGATCCACGTCTTCGAACCGCTCAGCCGGTAGCCGCCATCGGTTCTGACCGCGCGGGTCTTCATGCCGGCCGGATCGGATCCCGCATCCGGTTCCGTGAGGCCGAAGCAGCCCACGAACTCGCCGGAAGCGAGCTTCGGGAGGTATCGCCGGCGCTGCTCCTCGGAGCCATACGCATAGATCGGGTACATGACGAGGGAGGACTGCACGCTCATCATCGAGCGATAGCCGGAATCAACCCGCTCGACCTCGCGTGCGACGAGGCCGTAGGCCACGTAGGAGGCGCCTGCGCAGCCGTAATCCTCGGGCAGGGTCACACCGAGAAGCCCTAATGCGCCCATTTCGTTGAAGATCGAGCGATCGGTCTTCTCCTCACGATAGGCCTCGATCACCCGCGGCAGGAGCTTCTCCTGGGCATAGGCGCGAGCCGTATCGCGGATCATGCGCTCGTCATCCGTCAAGAGATCGTCGAGGAGGAGCGGGTCGTCCCACTTGAGCTTCGCGTAGTCCTGAGCACCAGCCATAACGATCATCCTTCCCAGAGCGTTTGCGGTCAGCCGTCAAGGCTGTGAATTTGAGCGGCAAAATCGCGCTGGACAGGGGAAATGTAAATCGACATCTTCGCAGCAGGTTATTCTGAAACGGAATGAAGGTTTGTTTCGTCGCGGCTTTCTGCCCAATGTGGGCAATCTCCTGGCCTTTGAGGCCACAGCCCGCCACGGCAGCGTATCGAGAGCCGCCGAGGAGCTGAACCTGACCCAGAGCGCCGTATCGCGTCAGATCCAGCAGCTGGAGGAGTCCCTTGGGGTCTCGCTGTTCAGCCGCTCCCGGCAGCGGGTCGTGCTCACCGATGTTGGGCGCATGTATGCCTCCCAAGTGCGCAGCACCCTGTCGGAACTCTCCAATGCCACCCATCAGGCGATTGCGCTTTCCGGGACGAGCGGCGTTCTGAACCTGGCCACCCTGCCGACCTTCGGCACGCGCTGGCTCATCCCGCGCATCCCCGACTTCTTCGCCCGGCACCCCGGCGCAACGGTCAATTTCGGCGTGCGCCTCGTTCCCTTCGACTTCGCCGCCGAACCCTTCGATGCGGCAATCCACTTCGGCGAACCGCACTGGCCTGGCGCGGTCTGCGAACTTCTCAGGACCGAGGAGGTCGTGCCCGTCTGCAGTCCGGCCTACCGACAGCGGGAAAGCCTGCTGTCGCCTCAGGATCTCACCCGTGCCACCTTGC is part of the Microvirga terrae genome and encodes:
- a CDS encoding substrate-binding domain-containing protein, which translates into the protein MKATVLKIAVAAGLMAGVATGAMAQQKNVTIGVSIPAATHGWTGGVVYHAQETAKQLEKGYPGLKVIVKTSPDGAAQANALDDLTSQKVDALVVLPFNSDELTNPVREIKKRGTLITVVDRGLKDPSIQDIYVAGNNPEFGRVAGKYFVDNLKQGNVVVFRGIPTVIDEERVTNFEKALEGSGVKVIDKQYANWNRDDAFKVMQDFLSKHPKIDAVWASDDDMALGIMEAIRQAKREDIKFVLGGAGMKDMIKKVMDGDKMIPADVSYPPSMISTAMGVTAAHFYTNAPMRGTYVLNAQLITKDNAKEHYFPNSPF
- a CDS encoding sugar phosphate isomerase/epimerase family protein → MKTMKGPGLFLAQFAGDEAPFNSLDAICGWAASLGYKGVQIPTFDPRLIDLQKAAESDAYCDEIAGIVRSHGMEITELSTHLQGQLVAVHPAYDEAFDGFAAPEVRGNPKARQEWAVNQMLMAAKASKRLGLNASVTFPGALAWPFMYPWPQRPAGLVETAFEELGRRWKPILDAYEDAGCDVCYEIHPGEDIHDGATFERFVDAVGGHRRACINYDPSHFLLQQLDYVAFIDLYHERIKAFHAKDAEFNPSGRVGVYGGYESWINRAGRFRSLGDGQVDFGAIFSKLAEYDYDSWAVLEWECALKHPEDGAREGAEFIKAHIIRVTEKAFDDFAAGGTDEAANRRMLGIDAA
- a CDS encoding Gfo/Idh/MocA family protein, whose translation is MTIAGSPEQKLNRRLRLGMVGGGRGAFIGAVHRIAARLDDRWELVAGALSSDPERAKASGEDLLLKPDRVYGDFNEMARRERRLKDGIDAVAIVTPNHAHAAAARAFLKAGIHVICDKPLTTTRREADQLAKLAKESGLIFAVTHNYTGYPLVRQARAMVQAGELGAIRVVQVEYAQDWLATRMEETGSKQAEWRTDPARSGPAGAVGDIGTHAFNLAEFIAGDEVASLSAELHTFVEGRRLDDNAHMMLRFASGAKGMLWCSQVAAGLENGLRIRIYGEKAGLEWHQENPNYLTFSPLGEPPRTIRRNGYGADEVSRAASRIPGGHPEGYLEGFAQLYTDVAEQIAARLESREPSPFSLQVPTVEHGVRGVRFIEAAVRSSQRKAAWVDL
- a CDS encoding Fur family transcriptional regulator; this translates as MASTHQHHGLEDLNDTQKRVHRILCSAQNPLSAYEVLDKMRAKGAVTPPTVYRSLDKLIEKGLAHRLESLNAYVACKHPHQEHDMAAFAICEGCGLVREFTDPHISERLSHWGDDHAFCTKKVTVEIRGLCETCAK
- a CDS encoding Fur family transcriptional regulator, with the protein product MSTKALRKEEEENLLRRADDLCRQNNLRLTPIRERVYRELVQSGGPVGAYDLVDRLSSEKKRLAPVTIYRALDFLRDAGLVHRLATQNSYVISHGQPDVNAMKIMFVDSKTGETIEVHSTEVAEAVRKAAEQAGFKSVSPFMEVEGEIAH